The following proteins are encoded in a genomic region of Brachyhypopomus gauderio isolate BG-103 unplaced genomic scaffold, BGAUD_0.2 sc386, whole genome shotgun sequence:
- the LOC143505590 gene encoding retinoic acid receptor RXR-alpha-A, translating into MRDMQMDKSELGCLRAIVLFNPDSKGLSNPGEVEALREKVYASLEAYCKQKYPEQPGRFAKLLLRLPALRSIGLKCLEHLFFFKLIGDTPIDTFLMEMLEAPHQMT; encoded by the exons ATGAGAGACATGCAGATGGACAAGAGTGAGCTGGGCTGCCTGCGGGCCATCGTGCTCTTCAATCCAG ACTCCAAAGGCCTGTCCAATCCAGGGGAGGTGGAGGCCCTGCGGGAGAAGGTGTACGCTTCACTGGAGGCCTACTGCAAGCAGAAATACCCCGAACAGCCTGGGAG GTTCGCTAAGCTGCTGCTGAGGTTACCTGCACTGCGCTCCATTGGTCTCAAGTGTCTGGAGCACTTGTTCTTCTTCAAACTCATCGGGGACACGCCCATCGACACCTTCCTCATGGAGATGCTGGAGGCACCCCATCAAATGACGTAA